ATCGTGCTTCTGCTTTTTGCATATCCCTCATGGTCATTGCCTCCGTCCGACAAGACGGTTCCCGCCCCCAAACTTATTTCCCAGGAGTCACTCGAATCGTCGCGTTCCCGCGGCACCATTCACATCGTAGCGGTGATGGTGGAATTTGAGGAGGAAGATAACCGGTTCACTTCCGGTAACGGTACCTTCGACCTGCCCTATCTGCAGCGCGACGACATCACCATCGGCCCACTGCCCCATGACCTCGGCTACTTTCAGGCGCATCTGGAGTTTGCGCAAAACTATTTCCAAACGGTTTCCGGCGGGCAGCTCAATATCGAATACACCATTGTCCCCGAAGTCCTTCGTCTCGACAACCCCATGAGCAGTTATGCGCCGCTGGGTGAATCTGGTGATGAAAACTACAAGCTCGCCCATCTGGCCCGGGATGCCTGGGCCGAAGCATCCGGGATCGACCTCCCGAACCTGTCGCAGCTGGACCAGGAACGGACCATGTTCATCGTATTCCATGCCGGCTCGGGCAGAAACATAGAACTGATGGGTACCAGCCTGGAAAAGACCCCGCAGGACATCCCCTCGGTCTATCTTGGTAACCGCTCTCTGGAACGCCTTCTCGAGCAACCCGGTTTTCAAGGTTTCGAGCTTGGTGACACCGGTTTGCGCGTCACCAATACCGCCCTGCTGCCGCAGACACAGTCGCGTGCCGGCGAAGACGTAACCGGGAATGAGTATGTGCTCGAACTCTCCATCAACGGCCTGCTTGTCGCCAACATCGGCAGCTTTCTCGGACTTCCCGACCTGTTCAATACCGAATCCGGAACGTCGGCTATCGGACGCTTCGGGCTGATGGACGCCGCCTCCATCTTCTCCTACCGGGGTATGTTCCCGCCGGAACCATCGGCATGGGAAAAAATCTATCTCGGATGGGTCGATCCTTTCGATATCGCACTTGATTCCGAAGAGCCCATTCAGCTGCCGGCCACATCGCTGCATCAGCCCGGAAGCATTGCGCGGCATGCCATCTCGGCAGATGAGTACTTCCTCGTGGAGAACCGGCACCGCAACCCCTCGGGGGAACCGCTCGAGATTACGTTTCGCACCCCTGACGGAACGTATGTCACACGCAGCATCGATCCAATGGATGAACGCTTCGATGCCAATAACGACTCGGACTATGATGAGATACTGGAACCCGGAGTGGTCGTGAATGTCAGCAGTTTCGACTGGAGCCTTCCCGGCGGACCGGATATCGCTCCGGACGGCAATGAAGACGATGATACCGGACGACTGCTGAACGGCGGGATACTCATCTGGCATATCGATGAAGCCGTCATCCGCAACACCATCGACGACAACCGGGTGAATGCCGACAACAACCGAAGAGGGGTACAGCTCAAGGAAGCCGACGGATCCCAGGATATCGGATTTTCTTCAAGTCCCGAACGTTTTATCAACGGGAATGCCTTTGACTTCTGGTGGAGCGGCAACAACTTCACGGTGATCACCCCAACCGGCGACAGCCTTGTTGTCTATGAAAACCGGTTTGGACGTGATACCCGCCCCTCCAATGAAAGCAATACCGGCAGCCCCTCATTTTTCGAGTTTTATTATTTCTCCGGCAACGAGCCCATAGCCTCTTTCCGCGCCCGCTCCCTGGGCGGAGTTTATGCCGACGCCATCTCCCATTCCTACCCCCGGCTTCCGGAATCCGCCTCCTTTTCGTACGAAGCTGCCCGATACCCGGTGAGTCCGGCGGTGATTTCGATTGAAACCGGCTCAACGAACAACCGCTTCGGCGAAATGCGCCGGGACCGGTCACCCGCTCCGGGCACCACCGGCCTCTCCGCTTCCCGGCTGTTGTTGCTGCCCACCGAATCCGGTTTTTATTCGATGCCGCTTGATGGCAGTGAGCAGGAGTATCAGTTTGTGGAGCATCCCGATCCCTCCACCCCGCTCATTGCGGATAACCGCTTCTACGCCGGACAGATCCGCCCGGCCGGAGACAACGCACTTCAGAGCATCGCTTCATGGGCCTACGAAAACGGCCAGTGGACCATGCGCTGGCTGAAGGAAGAACAGCCCTCAGGCCCCGGTTTCCTGAGCCTGGAGGATCCCGGCATCCTGCATGCCGACCGGACGCACCTGCTTCTGGATGCCGGCGACGGATCGGTGCTTTCGGACGAGCGCGACCCGGCTTATCAGCGCAGCGGCCGGATGAACGGACTCTCCGCCTTGCTGGAGGACGATCGGTTCGAACTTTCGGACGGATCTTTCTTTTTTCACCTCGATCGGGACGACCGGGAGTCCTTGCGCCAATATACCGGAAACCTGCGGTTCAGCGCCGATGCCGGGCCCTCGTTTTTTGTGCTCACCGACCACCGGCTCATTCTGGTCGATGACCTCGATCGCGGCGAATGGCAAGTGCAAACCCTGCTCGATGGGGATGACATCCTCTCCTGGCCCGCGTTTGGCGACTGGACCGGCGACCATGCCCTTGAAATTTTCATCACCGATGCCGCCGGCAACGCCATACGGGGTTTTAACCGCGATGGCGGGGTATTGGACCGTTTTCCCCTGCGGGCTCCGCGCGGCCAGCGATTTACCGGGTCCGTTCTGCTGGCCGATATCACCGGAGACGGTCAGAACGAACTGATCGCCGGCGCACGGGACAGCCTC
The sequence above is drawn from the Balneolales bacterium ANBcel1 genome and encodes:
- a CDS encoding T9SS type A sorting domain-containing protein, with product MLHSFRESRSPVLVIVLLLFAYPSWSLPPSDKTVPAPKLISQESLESSRSRGTIHIVAVMVEFEEEDNRFTSGNGTFDLPYLQRDDITIGPLPHDLGYFQAHLEFAQNYFQTVSGGQLNIEYTIVPEVLRLDNPMSSYAPLGESGDENYKLAHLARDAWAEASGIDLPNLSQLDQERTMFIVFHAGSGRNIELMGTSLEKTPQDIPSVYLGNRSLERLLEQPGFQGFELGDTGLRVTNTALLPQTQSRAGEDVTGNEYVLELSINGLLVANIGSFLGLPDLFNTESGTSAIGRFGLMDAASIFSYRGMFPPEPSAWEKIYLGWVDPFDIALDSEEPIQLPATSLHQPGSIARHAISADEYFLVENRHRNPSGEPLEITFRTPDGTYVTRSIDPMDERFDANNDSDYDEILEPGVVVNVSSFDWSLPGGPDIAPDGNEDDDTGRLLNGGILIWHIDEAVIRNTIDDNRVNADNNRRGVQLKEADGSQDIGFSSSPERFINGNAFDFWWSGNNFTVITPTGDSLVVYENRFGRDTRPSNESNTGSPSFFEFYYFSGNEPIASFRARSLGGVYADAISHSYPRLPESASFSYEAARYPVSPAVISIETGSTNNRFGEMRRDRSPAPGTTGLSASRLLLLPTESGFYSMPLDGSEQEYQFVEHPDPSTPLIADNRFYAGQIRPAGDNALQSIASWAYENGQWTMRWLKEEQPSGPGFLSLEDPGILHADRTHLLLDAGDGSVLSDERDPAYQRSGRMNGLSALLEDDRFELSDGSFFFHLDRDDRESLRQYTGNLRFSADAGPSFFVLTDHRLILVDDLDRGEWQVQTLLDGDDILSWPAFGDWTGDHALEIFITDAAGNAIRGFNRDGGVLDRFPLRAPRGQRFTGSVLLADITGDGQNELIAGARDSLSFIIHAYDRNHRPVDGFPLLAGSLSGVAKTSATGTPSIAATQTGASGNRTAGSAASGTSSHGATGHNAGIAAQPSASPMISQNVPLPLMIAAGHLFAVSPAGEVRAWELTQLGEVAWGHVYGHQPGNKVGIAVEDRERQRAAFNILNERETYNWPNPAVDHTYIRFETSDPARIDITVISPSGSVIFEKQAESRGRFPEEIRLNTSSWGNGVYFGRVRARNGQGSETKILKIVVTH